Below is a window of Ananas comosus cultivar F153 linkage group 9, ASM154086v1, whole genome shotgun sequence DNA.
tGATAAATAATAACTATGGAAAATGgtgttttcatgattttttttatttgaacaatAGGGTTTTTGCCCTTTTGGAAATACTTATGCAAAAAACATTGATCATATATAGTGTTCATCCAATcatatatttattctttttcccTAAACCACTACATATATAGAAATGTTCTTAGAACCGTAACAATGCGAACATAGTAAGATCAAACCAACAACACTTTTTTCGGTCATAATCTGAGACACGAATTAGTGGAGATCGAAAAGACAAACTAGGTATTAGCTTAATCAAGCAGTGAAATCGATCACGAAACGGTAACGAACGTCGTTCTTAGCTAGCCTATTTAGCGCCTGGTTAATGTAATCTGGTTTAATAAGCTCAATGTCGCATGTAATGTTGTGTTTCGCACAAAGATCCATCATCTCTTGTGTCTCCTTCATCCCACCAATTAAGCTTCCACTCACCACCCTCTTACCTGCAAAAATCACACAAAAATTCACAATGTTTAGAACATTGGTTAAGTTCAAAATGTGGTGACATTGATTAGTTGAAATATCTTGTCCTAATACTTACCAAAGATGAGAGGGAATGAAGGGAGTTCGACGGGCTCGTCGGGTGCACCGACAAATGCCAACTTTCCTTTCACCTTCAGTAGCTCCAGGATCGGTCCGAGTGAGTGCTTCGCAGAAACTGTGTCGATAATGTAGTCTAGGGTTCGTGAGCCCGCCTAATGccgaggtttagggtttagaaccAAATTTAGTAAAGAAAGTCCAGTAAGAACATATAGAACTAATCTGAACTATGGTTCGTTTTGACATATTAAATGAAATAACCgtttttctctaaaagcttaaactgtcAGAAACTggtgttttttaatttttaacatagTATCAGAATAGGAGACTCTGAATTCGAGTTTTGTCAGAGTTCTAGCGCTACATAATTTTCTTTCGTTTAATTTAAGCTCACGTGTTGGGCATATTACAGAGTCTCAAGTCGACGTGAGGaggagtattaaatataaacacTAAAAATATCATCCTCTAGTATTTTAGTATCTTAAGCTTTTAGGGACAAAAAATCATTTCAGTTACTTCAATGCATCTACtctttaaaagtttttattttactatcaaatccTTCAATTTGTTTAATCGGAGTCATTCGATGTATCTCCGGTACTAATCGAGTCTCGGAATGCCAACTTTCGAAGCTTGTTTTAGTCGCGTTAAAAGTGTGTCATAGTTCGAGttagttttatatgtttttcgTCTAATGTTTACGCAGTTTGGATTTACCCGCATTGCTTCGGGGTCGGTGCTGACGATGAAGTTGTCGGCACCGAGACGCTCCTTCGCCTCTTTCTCTTTCGAAGGCGACGTGCTGATCACCGTGACGTGGAGCCCAAAAGCCTTACCGAACTTGACGGCTATGTGCCCCAGGCCTCCGAGGCCGACCACGCCGAGCCTCTTACCGAATTCGAGCATGTTGAGTTGCTTCATCGGGCTAAACACGGTGATTCCACCACATAGTAAGGGGGCGGCAACATCCAAGGGCAAGTCATCGGGAACACGCACAACGAACCTTTATAGTAACCACAGAATAGTTAAGCCAATCGTACCAGCACTAAAGCGTCGGATCTATACGAGGAATGTAGCTAGGTA
It encodes the following:
- the LOC109715065 gene encoding probable cinnamyl alcohol dehydrogenase 6; the encoded protein is MEATPNHTQTVAGWAARDSSGKVTPFVFKRRENGVDDVTIKVLYCGMCHTDLHHVRNDWGITMYPVVPGHEITGVITKVGSNVANFKVGDRVGVGCLAASCLECEHCKQSEENYCAQVQFTYNGIFWDGSITYGGYSEMLVADKRFVVRVPDDLPLDVAAPLLCGGITVFSPMKQLNMLEFGKRLGVVGLGGLGHIAVKFGKAFGLHVTVISTSPSKEKEAKERLGADNFIVSTDPEAMRAGSRTLDYIIDTVSAKHSLGPILELLKVKGKLAFVGAPDEPVELPSFPLIFGKRVVSGSLIGGMKETQEMMDLCAKHNITCDIELIKPDYINQALNRLAKNDVRYRFVIDFTA